The following nucleotide sequence is from Bos taurus isolate L1 Dominette 01449 registration number 42190680 breed Hereford chromosome 3, ARS-UCD2.0, whole genome shotgun sequence.
ATGGCAACTCAGACTGCACAAAGATCAGTTTGTCTCAGGATTTAAAAGACTCACCTTATTTGTGTTGTGTGACAAGGATGAGCACTgtccctggcacacagtaggtgctcaataggTAGCTGCTATTTCAGAGGACCTCTGGGTGGCGAGGCTGTGTGTGCGGGGGCCCTCAGGCCAGCTAAGCACTGGCCCTGTGTGTCAGGTGGAGCTGGCTCTGTGGGACACGGCAGGGCAGGAAGACTACGACCGCCTGCGGCCTCTCTCCTACCCGGACACTGACGTCATTCTCATGTGCTTCTCCATCGACAGCCCCGACAGTCTGGGTGAGGGTGTTGGAAGGAGGGGACTGAGAACCTCTTGGAACCAACCAGAGGGAGCTCTTGCCTGGGCTCCTCTCAATCATCTTCAGAGGCTGTGGGGGTGGGTACTGGGGAGCCCCTTTAGCCTGTGGTAACTCCGGCCCTCAGAGGACTTGGGAACATGTGTACTGTGATGGGGAGGGGTTTTGAGCTGTGAAAGGGACTCTCATGCTGAAGAGCCTCTAGGACTTGGCCATGGGGAAGACAGGACTCAGGGGGAGTCTTCTAGCCTAAGTGGAGGCACAAACTTAGGTTTGTCTATCGTCCACTGTTGGAACATGTCTATGCAGAAAACATTCCTGAGAAGTGGACCCCAGAAGTGAAGCACTTCTGCCCCAACGTGCCCATCATCCTGGTGGGGAATAAGAAGGACCTGAGGCAAGATGAGCATACTCGGAGAGAGCTGGCCAAGATGAAGCAGGTGGGTGCCACTGCCAGGCTGGGAGCCTTGAGGAGGAAGGCGCCCCCTGAGGGCATGCAGGCTGGTAAAGGAGTCTCCCTCCTACTGACTCCGTGTTAGAGGTAATGGTGGGGTCCATTTCCTACCCCCTTGCATCTGCACCTTGGTGAGAACCAGTGATATTTGATGAAAGTGACGTGGACAAAGTGACTTGTCTAAGGTCACTTGGCATTTTGTTTGCTGTCCACTGTTTGGCATCGGGGCTATTAAGATGAGTAAGAAAACTGCCGCCCTCAGGGAACTGGGTTCCTACAGTAGATGCTTTGCTTGGGGTCTCCTGGGTTTACGTCAGGAGGTGTGAACTGATGGGGGCATGGGACGGGGAGGGTGTTGGAAGCGGCTGGGGAAGGCCAGGCCTAGACAGGGAGCCGGCTTTCCAGCCATAGGATGAGTTAATTAGGGAGAGCTGCCAGGATAGGAATATGGACAATAGAATGAAAAGAATACTTTGAGgttaattatgggcttccctggtggtgcagaggttaaaagtgtctgcctgcaatgtgggagacctgggttcgatccctgggttgggaagatcccctggagaaggaaatggcaagccactccagtattcttgcctggagaatcccatggacagaggagctttgtgggctacagtccacgggtcgcaaagagttggacacaactgagcgacttcacttcatggcaagatTTTAAACTGGGGACAGATACGGTCAGGTCAGCATGTTAGAAAAATGATTCTGGCAGCCGTAGAGGATGGATTGGAAGAAGGTGAGAATGGAGTACCGTGGGATGTAGGGCTGGCTGATAGAATTTTGAAGGTAAACATGAGTCTTGGGTCTCTTGCTTAGAAGCTGCCCATGGTGGCTGAGGTGGGTGCTTTGAGGAAAGGGGGCTGGAGTAATTATTTTAGTTATAAATACAGATGAGGTGCATCTAACTAGCAGCTTTCTCTGACCGCTGTCGTCTACCTTCCCAGGAACCTGTTCGATCTGAGGAAGGCCGGGACATGGCGAACCGAATCAGTGCCTTTGGCTACCTTGAGTGCTCAGCCAAGACCAAGGAGGGGGTGCGGGAGGTATTTGAGATGGCCACCAGGGCTGGCCTCCAGGTCCGCAAGAATAAGCGCCGGAGGGGCTGCCCCATTCTCTGAGCTCCCCAAgacctcccctccttccttcaggGGGTTGCAGAAACTCCCTCTGCCCCCTGGACCCCACCCTATCAGGGATCCTTGAAGGCTCCCTTTCCCAATTCCCTCCTGCCCAGGACTGCATTGAGTTTCCCCAGCCCTGACAGTGGTGGCCGTAGGCACGCCCCCTCCCACCAGCACCCTGGGAACAGAGGGGTACATCCTGCCCCTCACAGCACAGCCCCTCCTGTTGCCTCAGCCTGGGGTGGGGCTCTTGATCCCTTTGGCCTTCCCCAGAGGATCATCACACCAGCACTTTATACACTTCCTGCTCACAACCGATCTGGGGTAGGGGACTTGGTGGGTGTAACTGGGTCCCAGGCCCCTGGTGTTTCTGCTTTGGGCAGGAGCCTTGTCTCTGGCTATTCTTGGTGTGGGGTATGAATAAAGGCCATAGGCTccaaaatgtatgtgtgtggctTCTTGTCTTTCTCTTCAGGCCCCTGTCTTAGCTGTGAGCCTGGAGTCGCATCTCTCTTGAGGTACTCACCAGGGGCCAGCCCCAGGTCTGCAAAGGCAGGACTCCGGGCCGGCAGGGTGGAGTCTTGGAGAAAAGGATGAAGTCATTCCTGGCTCTGGGCCTTGGAGGCGGGTGAGGGGAGTGGTCTGGAGAACAGGCTAAACTTAGAAGCCTGTGGGTGGCTTCTGTCACCTCCCACTGGCTTTCCTCCCCTggaaggggggtggggtgggtttgGCCTTGGGCAGGGTGTGACAGTTCCACCTTCCCCTCTGGGGTCATCTTGGGAGTTTAGAAAGCTGGGGCCTGGCTGAGGAGACAAGAGACTTTGGCaaagaataacattttttttttttcagtggtacttcctcccccttcccccaattGTTAGCAGCCTACAGGGTCAGGTGGGCGGTCCTCAGAGCTCATTCCTCCACTCCGGCTCCACTTGCAGGGACAGGCCCTCTTCACCCTCCCGCTCCTGGGGGAGGTAGTCGTGACTTTTGAGTCCTAGAAAGAGAGGGGGTGAGCTTTGTCTTAGTCACTTACCTCCTCCCTCAGCACTGCCCCCCTTCTGGCCCACCCTGGCCCAGCCATACCTGAGGTAGAGGGGCTGAGTTTGCTCAGACCTTGGAGTAAGTTCTGCCCCTGCTGCAGGTCCAGTTTGGCAGGGAAGGGGCACCCAGTATACCCCCCGTTTTCTTTACAGAACTCCAGGAATCTGTGGGGTACAGGAGCATTCATACACAGCTGCACAGGGCTGGCCGAGTGCCTGCAGAAGCTGGATGCCCAGCCTGGGTCCTGCATACCGGCCTATGCCTgggggcaagttgcttaaccttgGCAAATGGAGATGTTAAGATAAAACAGAAGGAAGATTACCTGAGCCCCAAGGGTGCTTCATAAAACTACAGCTCTCCTAGGCTAGGGGGTGggttactgactcagtggacaggagtttgagcagactgggaaatagtgaaggacagggaagcctggtgtgctgccgtccaggggatctcaaagagtcggacacaacttagtgactgaacaaggctTGTAGCCATCAAAAGGGACGGAGGGTGGGATGCTCACACTTTCCAGTCGGGGTCGTGGCCCAGCAGGAGCGGGTTGCCCACCACGATGAGCAAAGCCTTGGCCCGGGTCACTGCCACATTGAACCTCTGGTGAGAAGAGGTGGTGGGGGGGTCACAGAAGGGAAGGGCACCCTGGAAGGAGGAGTGCCCACCAGCCCACCAGCCCTCCAACCTTGGGGTTCTTGAGGAAACCCAGGTTAAAGTCCAGATCCAGCTGCACAAAGCTCTGGCTGCTCCGAACGGTGGAGATGAGGATGACGCTGCGTTCCTGGCCTTGAAACTCTTCCACAGAGCCCACCTAGAGGGGAGGGAAGCAGGGCCGGAGGCACTCAGCAGGGGACCCAGGAACCAGCCCCGCCTACCAGAGCCTGAGGACAGTGGAGGCAGCCAGGAAAGAGGACAGGACTACACTACGCTAGCTGAAACCTGAAAAGTGAATCCAGTTAAAGTGGTGGGAACTGGAAAGGCTTctaaggaaagaaaacaggatTCCAAAGAATACTAACTCGGCAGAGTTTTTCAGACTTTCCTGAAGATAATCACTCAGTACTTGTTTAAGTAACTCTAGGCCCTAACCCAGACCACCTGAATCAGAATTTCCACCGGAGAGGCCTCTAACTCCTAAAGTACCCATTTTCAACCCTGGCTGCGCAGATCGCAGATCACCTGAGGAGCCATAAAAGAACAGCTGCCCTGGCTCTGCCCCCAGATAGCTGTGTTAATTGGTTGGGTGGAACCCTGGCCCTGGCAGCACtaaaagctctccaggtgattcttatcTGAGAAAGAGTGGAGCTAGCTGTCAACTGACTCAGGGTGGGAGAGGTGAGTGGGGACATCATCACAGGACAGGTCGGGCTGGCTTGGGAGACTGGACTTTATCCTTAGGGTAGAGACTTTAAGTCAGCCTGATCCTAAGAATCCTTCGGGGTAATTGCTAAACACACAGGCTTCCTGGCCCCAGCCCAGACCTACAACTTGGGATCTCCAGCAGTGAGAAGCCAGGGGAAAGCCCAAGTCCGTCTCAGGCAGcgagggtggggcaggggctggggctgtCCCAGGAACAGTAGGGCAGGGACCCAAGGAGGTGTCTGGAAGTGGGGGATCGAGGGAAACAGAAGTCAGGGAGGGAGTGTGAAACAGTGGTGAGGGTCACCTTCAAGTCCTTGATGTCGTCTAGTCCCCGAAGCTGCTTGTCAAGTTTGGTGATGCAATAACGGATTTTTTCCACCTGGAAGATGGGGACAGGTGCCTTTCTCTCCTGCCATTACCCCAGCACAAGAGGGAGCCAGGCAGGAGGCCAGGGAGCTGGGGGGCAAAGAGGAGGTACAACTGACCTCTGAGCTCTTCTGAGATATGGGGCCGGCAGAGAGGCCTGAGCTGGAGCCTCTGCCTAGCGGTCTGGCTAGGTATGGGAATGTTCCCTTGATGGGAACTGAGGGCCTGACCTGCTTCCGGTATGGGGAGATGACGCCCACACTTCGGGGGCTCAGACGGGCTTTGCCCTTCTTGGAGGAGGGGGCCAGGAGCTGCTTCAGGTAGGAAGTCACTGTGGCAGCCTCTTCTGGGTTGAAGAAGGACGGGCTGTTGCCCTCACGCTCATCCTTGCCCATTACACCGTGAAAGATGATGGGAAAGTCCTAGACACAGGGTTAGGGGAAACGTTCAGTTGGACCTCCCAGATTCCCTTCCCTTCCACCCCCAAACCCTTCCAGGGAATGGGGGATCCCAGGTAACTAAGGGCAGGGCTTGTGGCTTCCACTCAGAGACTCCTGCTACCCAGACCCTCAGTAAGAGGGAGCTGGGGTACAGGTCGGGGGAGCCTGAGCCCCAGCCCTTCTCAGCCTCACCTGTCGAGGCAGACCCTCCCAGCGGCAGAAGCGCTCTCGGTCA
It contains:
- the RHOC gene encoding rho-related GTP-binding protein RhoC isoform X1, which codes for MAAIRKKLVIVGDGACGKTCLLIVFSKDQFPEVYVPTVFENYIADIEVDGKQVELALWDTAGQEDYDRLRPLSYPDTDVILMCFSIDSPDSLENIPEKWTPEVKHFCPNVPIILVGNKKDLRQDEHTRRELAKMKQEPVRSEEGRDMANRISAFGYLECSAKTKEGVREVFEMATRAGLQVRKNKRRRGCPIL